In Ananas comosus cultivar F153 linkage group 7, ASM154086v1, whole genome shotgun sequence, the sequence GCTTGCCTCTGACATGTCAACAAATGGAAGTTAGTAATCTTTGCCCTATTAGCTTGGTTTAATCAGCTGATTAACTGTTTATTGGGCAAATAGCAGAACTTTTGCAGTTCATTATATATTAGGATTCCTTGTTAATTATGCTCGTTCTTTCTCAAGCTTTCATTTTGCTTACACCTACTTATTTGTTGTTATCAGGGTTATCTTGCACAAGTGCTGGCTTTTGAGTATCACTTCTCTGTGATAGCAATTGACGCTTCTTTGCACCATGCAGCTGTTACAAATTCTCGTGCAGAGAGAATAAAGAAGCATTATGCGGCTAGATGGTATGAATCTTTTAAGAAATAAGGATAATATATCGTCttcaaattttttcttttttacttgtcCAAGTTCATGATTATTCCATTAATGTGTTAGTGCAGAGAATCAACATCTGAAAGTGCCAAAAACTGTCACTTGCCATGTTCTATCAAGTGAATCCTTGACCTCATTTAGTACTGCTGTAATACCTGAAAATAGAGCTGAACAGGTAAAGGAGACTGAGAATAGTTTGAAGATTAAtgtttaagatatttttttaataaagtataAGTAAAGCTTCTTTTTTGTCTAATGACCAGTGTATTGAGCCTTCATTGGTTCTCGCTGGACTTCATGCTTGTGGAGACCTTTCAGTAAACATGCTaaggttggttttttttttttttttaaactatattcTAATCTGTGGAAACGCAAttgattaattatttagtaTTAATATTTATTGTATGTTAATTTCTCTTAGCATATTTTATGTTCATAAGTCGATATTCTAAGGCTGCCACACACTGTTCTTGTGTAACATTTCTATTTGTTTCTAATACTTTTTCCTATCTCAGGGCATTTATTGACTGTGAGCGGGTTAAAGCATTAGTAAGCATTAGCTGTTGTTACAACTTACTATCTGAAGAAAGCTGCGAGAAGATCAGCGCATCTTCTGGATTTCCGATAAGCAGTGCTGCTAAATTATCTTCCTTAATCCTTGGAAAAAGCATGCGCGATCTTGCTTGTCAGGTATGCTTCTTCATCCTCTGTTATCATATGTCTCCTTATAAATTGTATggtttaatttctttctctgCATGGAGGCCTTATGTTTGGAAAGTAATGAAGAGCATTGAACTGTACGTAATATCAGGGGTACTATGCAAAATGCATTATTTTAGCTATTATGGATGCAGATCTTTACTTGAATTGCCTTCATTTATATTAATCTTATAGTAGTGAGGTTCAAATGAGAGATGCTAGTTCAACTCTTGCCCTtgttttcatcttaaaaaatCCCAGCATTCTTTTATTCCACCAGGCATCCATTATCATTTGCTGATTCATTTGTAAAACTTTCAAGAAAAAATTGAGGAATCAGATTGCTGTGATAAAAGACAGGACATTTTTATTTCCTGACATTTTTTGTGTAACTTTTACGCATTGGATTAGGTTTCTTGCCTTTCTGTCATAGTGCTTTTTGTATATTTAGGTTTCTTGCCTTTCTGTCATAGTGCTTTTTGTATATTTCTAGTTGAGAAAGTAGCTGATGTTCCGGCATATTTTAAGTGATCTGGGTACTTTGTAGAGTGCAGAACGATGGAGAAATCTTACGCAAGAAATTGCTCTTCAGAATTTTGATGTTCATGCCTTTCGTGCTGCTTTTCAAATGGTAAGTATCCTCCCTTTTCTTCAGTATCATGGTGCTTGGTGTGTTTACTGATGGGTTTGTCATTTGAATGCCTAAGtactttttattatatatgttatttgTCAGCAAGTTCAACTATGGTAAACGAGAAGGAGATTAATGCGTACTATTTTAAGAAATAAGGTTACCGTCTGTAACTTCATCTTGCTGTCCAAAAAATGAAATATCTCGCTTTTATGTTTAATGTTTAATGAAAACTTAGCTGTCTCTTCATAAGTAAGCAGTTCTATTAATGCCTCTTAGCTCTGTTTTATTTGAGATTCAACTTTTATTGTTGTGAGTAACTGATACTTGTGATATCATGTGATGCAATCAACACCCTCAGCCTTGACTAATTATCTGTTTACACTCAGCTTCTTGAGAAGCACTTTCCAGAGGTCCTAAAATCCAGTCCATCAATTGGCCGCCAAGGGAAAGCTCTACGTCGTCAAAGATTTAGGAGAGTGCTAGAATCTCATTTGGTTGCGGAGGCAAGTGACAACTTTCCTTCTGCTTCCAAGGAACAATGTGTGGTTGAAGCTAGTAAACCTGTGGAGACTGAAGAGGTTGAAGCTGTTGTTGGATGTTGCAATCACTTTGAGCCAACAGGTCAAATCGGAAAATTTTGATGATCTTGCGCATGCATTGTAATTGTTATTATCTAAACTTGTCTTCCAATGTAGACCTGCTAGCTATGTATCACGGACACTTCTATAATTCTTGCGTGTCCGACACTTCTACCGGTTCTCACTTGTCCGTGTCGGACATGTCCATGTCCATGTCGAACTCGGGTCCTATGCGGACATGCCATGGTCGTGCGTTCGACATGGGCTCATGACgcttacatattttttttggacaatataaataaattttatatggtGGAGAATTCTTTccttaaaatatataagttatcaatgaaaattttattaaatttcattCGTGcgagaaatataacaatattttagcaaaattaatattttatatataacaaaaatatattattatcttaataatattatattttattagcggtgtCCATGCCATATCAGTGTCTTAACTTTTCGGAAGCTGCCGATCTTCGTGGTCTTTTGAGAAAATGAACTTTGAATAACACTTCGTAGTTTGTTTGCAGACATCACATGTGCAACCTTGGATTTTCCTAGCCAACTCGGTGTGACCGACTCTCTTGGAAAGCCTGATAAGTACATGCTTTTCAAAGAGTTTAGCAAATCTGGACTAGGCCGACTTGGTTGTGGGACCTTACAAGATGCTGATTTCTGTGAAATATGGAAGGATGTGCTACCTTTCTGTGTATGTTACCTCAAGTACTCTGTTGTTCATTCTTACTGGAATTTTCACATGCGAAAACTCATTTTTACCTGGTTTAGGTTGCAGTTGATTGTTGCATTTCTCATCTGATGGATGTTACTATTCCACTTTACTACATTTTGTAACTATAGATTGATCAACATTTGGACGACACATTCGTTTGAATCAGCTTAAGGAACatcttaaaattgaaaattgctGCTTGAAAGTTCACAGACTTCGATGTGTCATGAATCTTGTTGTTGAATAACAAAAAGGTGAAACTTTTTGAAATGAAAACAATTAGCAGAGACCAGATGTTTTATTTCTCTCGAAACAAGATGTTTCGTATGTAAATATTACTTAGCATGCTTCTTAGGTAACTACTATGTAGCTCCTTCAAGTATTGATCTGCTAAATtctttttaaatctaaaatggTTGAAAAGTCTATTTTTTCTGCCTTATCCTTTCCCTACGTGGCTTTGTTTGATTTGTTCCTCAGACATAATTCCTTAGTCTGTCAATTAGTTCACTATACTGTTTATTTTACCATTACAAATGTTTCTTTATCAATCCCTTACGCACATGTAACTGATATTTATGTGTCCAAATTGTGAGAATTTAAATACCTTATCACTCTGTTCAGTAGAGAAAACTGACTGGTGGCTAAACAAGATATCAAGTGGATCATAACTGATGCTTCTGTTGCTGCAGGAACTTATAGGTCCTTTTTGGTCTCTTCGGGCTGCTTTAGGTCCGGTGGTggaaacttatattttactagATAGATTATTATTCCTTCAAGAGCAAAGCAATTCAGTTGAAGCAGTGTTGGTTCCTATATTTGATCCTATTTTATCGCCAAGAAATATGGCAATAATTGCTCGGAAGACTGATGCAGATTCACCTAGACTGTGACATGGTAATTACCCTTGCAATCTCTGAATGTGGAAGTGCATAGCAGACCATGGTAGCTTGTTGATTCCTTGCGTTGTTTCTGATGTTTTGTCTTAATATACTAGAGGACCTCAATCATCATGTAAGAAGACTGTACTTTTCCTGTTAAACCAAATAAGCCCATAATAATTTGCATGAAGCTAATTGCCTATCTCAACAGCCATTTCTGCTGTAGTGTTTCCTTTAAAGTTGTAGGATGACCATATTGAAGGAGCAGCAGCTTCTTAGAAATAAATTGTT encodes:
- the LOC109712296 gene encoding protein RRNAD1, which codes for MATPLRRYSCDSAPQTVEWMSAIAEFLRPYKPLMDAHVVNFFKDRLWELVDEEWMECLRKESVEILLKLPSGFVRDYWPGSLQEFVLKLRSLAVHREPVSHPILHNLHMASLGTVIAQGMNSKKKHEVEILTGVISRIAGDYGAETIIDVGSGQGYLAQVLAFEYHFSVIAIDASLHHAAVTNSRAERIKKHYAARCAENQHLKVPKTVTCHVLSSESLTSFSTAVIPENRAEQCIEPSLVLAGLHACGDLSVNMLRAFIDCERVKALVSISCCYNLLSEESCEKISASSGFPISSAAKLSSLILGKSMRDLACQSAERWRNLTQEIALQNFDVHAFRAAFQMLLEKHFPEVLKSSPSIGRQGKALRRQRFRRVLESHLVAEASDNFPSASKEQCVVEASKPVETEEVEAVVGCCNHFEPTDITCATLDFPSQLGVTDSLGKPDKYMLFKEFSKSGLGRLGCGTLQDADFCEIWKDVLPFCELIGPFWSLRAALGPVVETYILLDRLLFLQEQSNSVEAVLVPIFDPILSPRNMAIIARKTDADSPRL